A region from the Bacteroidales bacterium genome encodes:
- a CDS encoding radical SAM protein, whose amino-acid sequence MKYLFIQGEKKPIPPFPHHKDFVYRVNRFFRVKSVFSFITIDGLFYVPKKFWMNARNHSAIPRLLLIDPTSACNLKCTGCWSADYGKSSHLSFEKLDELFQDACKLGVSQIILSGGEPLMRKNEILELSRRYPKISIAAFTNGTLIDEAFVKEMVKISNLNVFISIEGFRDETDFRRGNGTYDKVISAMDLLKKHDIGFGFSACYHSGNYKTIASDEFLNFMQEKGAWFGWLFNYLPIGIHAEISLCCNAQQRAYVLRKIENYTERTNFTLIDFANHGHKAFGCVAAGSDFAHINANGDLEPCAFCHYSDVNINDTTLAKALQSPFFRRFREAKPFSENLLRPCPLMDVPDAIVKLTNDKSVHSTHLDCAETGEDLAAKTKAIAADWKPVADHLFNSMPFSEKRRFGILNKMVKSGNDLISRL is encoded by the coding sequence ATGAAATATCTATTTATACAGGGGGAAAAGAAACCTATTCCTCCATTTCCACATCATAAGGATTTTGTTTACCGTGTGAACCGGTTTTTTCGGGTGAAATCGGTTTTTTCATTCATCACCATTGATGGGTTATTTTATGTGCCGAAGAAGTTCTGGATGAATGCCCGAAACCATAGTGCTATTCCCCGCTTGCTTCTTATCGATCCAACTTCAGCCTGCAACCTGAAGTGCACCGGATGCTGGTCAGCCGATTATGGTAAAAGCAGCCATCTATCTTTTGAAAAGCTGGATGAGCTTTTTCAGGATGCCTGTAAACTTGGCGTTAGTCAGATTATCCTGAGTGGTGGTGAACCTTTGATGCGTAAGAACGAAATCCTGGAACTAAGCAGAAGATATCCAAAAATCAGCATTGCAGCTTTTACAAATGGCACCCTGATTGATGAAGCTTTTGTGAAGGAAATGGTGAAAATCAGTAACCTGAATGTGTTTATCAGCATTGAAGGCTTTCGGGATGAAACCGATTTCCGCCGGGGGAATGGCACCTATGATAAAGTAATTTCAGCCATGGACCTGCTGAAGAAACATGATATCGGATTCGGGTTTTCAGCATGCTATCACTCAGGGAATTACAAAACTATTGCCAGTGATGAATTCCTGAATTTTATGCAAGAAAAGGGTGCCTGGTTTGGTTGGCTGTTCAACTACCTGCCTATCGGGATACATGCTGAAATCAGCCTTTGCTGCAATGCACAACAAAGGGCCTATGTGCTTCGGAAAATAGAAAACTACACCGAAAGAACAAACTTTACCCTTATCGATTTCGCCAACCATGGCCATAAAGCTTTTGGCTGTGTTGCCGCAGGGAGCGATTTTGCCCATATTAATGCAAATGGAGACCTGGAACCCTGTGCCTTTTGTCATTATTCTGATGTAAATATTAATGATACAACCCTGGCAAAAGCACTCCAATCCCCTTTTTTCAGGAGATTCAGGGAAGCAAAACCTTTTTCTGAAAACCTGTTACGCCCTTGCCCCTTAATGGATGTGCCCGATGCTATCGTAAAACTTACCAATGATAAAAGCGTGCATTCAACACACCTGGATTGTGCAGAAACCGGTGAAGACCTGGCAGCCAAGACAAAAGCAATTGCTGCTGACTGGAAACCTGTTGCAGATCATCTATTCAATTCAATGCCCTTTTCTGAAAAACGCAGGTTCGGGATTCTGAATAAGATGGTAAAATCTGGAAATGATCTGATAAGCAGACTATAA
- a CDS encoding glycosyltransferase family 39 protein, with translation MQERMASALLLQPHNYKRKLLVLLGISILVRGFIAGMFELGNDEVYYWTYAVYPDISHFDHPPMVGWLIRIFTLNLQFQQEFFVRLASVIGGTFNTYILFLIGTKLRDETTGWYTALLHIASIYGFVISGVFILPDTPQTVFWLSALYLMLDVLPENQPSGSIKRKMIGIGILLGLGMLSKYTTAFLWAGMILFILLFNRSWLKRSYFYLANLIMLSFFAIVLVWNFRNNFISFTYQGGRGLVSGLVFNIDSFLTELLGEVLYNNPVNLLLLILGIVIVIRSSNLQRNPSIRILLLTGLPLVLTFLSLSLFRGTLPHWSGPGYLTLIPVAALFIRIKQGEHPSFFPGWMIASLLVMGMILSVAMFQISTGLIPLESKEDGRRDYSLDIYGWTQMGEKFKILAEKYEAEGKIQTGSPIVSYRWFPAANLEYYAARPGKRHVLASGKLEEIHKYAWINKVHGGFRLNDDAWYITSSLDFREPEKLYELHYEKIMPPDTLHIVRRGKNVYAFYVYRLLNLQSKPRSLLVNH, from the coding sequence ATGCAAGAAAGGATGGCTTCAGCCTTATTACTTCAGCCTCATAATTACAAGCGAAAGCTGCTGGTTCTGCTCGGGATTTCCATCCTTGTCCGTGGATTTATTGCCGGAATGTTCGAGTTGGGAAATGATGAGGTGTATTATTGGACTTATGCCGTTTATCCTGATATCAGCCACTTTGATCACCCTCCAATGGTGGGATGGCTTATCCGCATTTTTACCCTGAACCTTCAGTTTCAACAGGAATTTTTCGTGCGACTGGCCTCTGTAATCGGAGGGACTTTCAATACCTACATACTCTTTCTAATCGGCACAAAACTTCGTGATGAAACTACCGGCTGGTATACCGCTTTGCTCCATATTGCTTCAATCTATGGATTTGTTATCAGTGGTGTATTTATCCTGCCTGATACGCCACAAACAGTTTTTTGGCTATCTGCACTTTACCTGATGCTGGATGTGTTGCCTGAAAATCAGCCTTCTGGCAGTATCAAAAGGAAAATGATCGGGATCGGAATATTACTGGGACTTGGAATGCTATCAAAATACACTACGGCTTTTCTGTGGGCAGGAATGATACTCTTTATCCTCCTTTTCAACCGCTCCTGGTTAAAAAGGAGCTACTTCTACCTGGCAAACCTCATCATGCTGTCGTTCTTCGCCATTGTACTGGTATGGAATTTCAGGAATAATTTTATCAGTTTTACCTACCAGGGAGGCCGGGGACTCGTGTCAGGATTGGTGTTCAATATTGATAGTTTTTTAACTGAATTGCTGGGGGAAGTGCTTTACAACAACCCTGTTAACCTGCTGCTGCTGATCCTGGGAATTGTTATTGTCATCCGATCTTCAAATCTTCAGAGAAACCCCTCTATTCGTATTCTGCTGCTGACCGGACTGCCGCTGGTACTAACATTTCTTTCTCTATCCCTTTTCCGGGGGACACTGCCCCATTGGTCGGGACCAGGCTACCTGACCCTTATACCGGTTGCCGCCCTTTTTATCCGGATTAAGCAGGGAGAACATCCTTCTTTTTTCCCGGGATGGATGATCGCCTCGCTATTAGTCATGGGCATGATCCTTTCGGTTGCCATGTTCCAAATCTCAACTGGATTAATTCCTTTGGAAAGCAAAGAGGATGGTCGTCGGGATTACTCACTTGATATCTATGGATGGACTCAGATGGGTGAAAAATTTAAGATCCTGGCGGAAAAGTATGAAGCTGAAGGTAAAATTCAAACAGGATCACCCATCGTCTCCTATCGCTGGTTTCCGGCAGCCAACCTGGAATATTATGCAGCCAGGCCCGGCAAAAGACATGTGCTTGCTTCAGGAAAGCTTGAAGAAATACACAAGTATGCCTGGATTAACAAGGTGCATGGAGGATTCAGGCTCAATGATGATGCTTGGTATATCACCTCCAGCCTGGATTTCAGGGAACCTGAAAAACTTTATGAATTGCACTATGAGAAAATCATGCCCCCGGATACTCTCCACATTGTAAGAAGGGGTAAAAATGTGTATGCCTTTTATGTTTACAGGCTTCTGAACCTGCAATCGAAACCGCGTTCCCTTTTAGTAAACCACTAA
- a CDS encoding immune inhibitor A yields the protein MHKIFILILLVTLPFLAFNQESTYSRIKIHLDGKNIQTLFKAGIELNQINQKEGWATAELSDQELQKVIRAGFEFEVLIPDMSRYYAERYQSAGTGMKNLDAFNTSAWPVPAHFSLGSCGGFLTIEEMLAQLDEMRELYPNLITIKQLVSDTITTIEGRPVYYVKISDNPDIAETEPQVLYTGMHHAREPIGMQHLMYYMWYLLENYAGNSDVRDVVDNTEMYFVPVINVDGYQYNITTNPFGGGMWRKNRRNSGGGDYGIDINRNYGYMWGYDDEGSSPDPSSDLYRGTAPFSEPETRMMKYFCEGHDFLIALNYHSYSNLFLYPWGWTPDLSPDESLLNAYAAAMTAENGYTFGPGSTTIYPTNGGSDDWMYGEQTSKSKILSYTPEVGGGSDGFWPTEERILPLCQENMLASLTAARLVGKFGKIKDIAPLFIYQDNGYVKFEVKRLGMQEGDFTVSIEPLGDAFASFGSPVTYSGMALLEKRTDSIAYQLAPVNHVGDTLRYVLTLDNGLYTVKDTAEKIFGYPYPVFTDYINNKNNWTGNWTLINTDYFSPPSCLTDSPFGNYGSNANRSISLVNSLSLGEALLTVLEFKAKWALENDFDFVQLKISEDNGTSWTPLEGKYSNPGSIYQLTGQPLYDGMESEWVSEAISLNNWQDKSIKLRFTLDTDGGTELDGFYFDDVQISILLDPTAISEASPSRTWLGIPTPNPASGQVRVSYLVPSKLENPVMRVLDATGKEVTTLSLMQNEGWAEFNVSNWAAGIYFIRLEIIGLPAQVTRLVVY from the coding sequence ATGCACAAAATTTTTATCCTCATTCTTCTGGTTACACTACCCTTCCTGGCTTTCAATCAGGAATCCACCTATTCCAGGATTAAGATCCATCTCGATGGGAAGAACATTCAAACCCTTTTCAAGGCGGGTATTGAGCTAAACCAAATAAACCAGAAAGAGGGCTGGGCTACGGCTGAATTATCCGATCAGGAACTTCAAAAGGTTATCCGGGCAGGTTTTGAGTTTGAAGTCCTGATTCCTGATATGAGCCGGTATTATGCTGAGCGATATCAATCAGCAGGAACCGGGATGAAAAACCTTGATGCATTTAACACAAGTGCCTGGCCTGTGCCGGCTCATTTTTCACTGGGTAGCTGCGGAGGTTTCCTTACTATTGAAGAGATGCTGGCCCAATTGGATGAGATGCGGGAACTTTATCCGAACCTGATTACGATAAAACAATTGGTGAGTGATACCATTACTACCATCGAAGGCCGGCCTGTTTATTACGTAAAGATTTCTGATAATCCGGATATTGCAGAGACTGAACCCCAGGTACTCTATACCGGTATGCATCATGCCCGTGAACCAATCGGAATGCAGCACCTGATGTATTATATGTGGTACTTGCTGGAGAACTACGCAGGTAATTCAGATGTCAGGGATGTGGTTGATAACACCGAGATGTATTTTGTCCCGGTCATCAATGTAGATGGTTATCAATATAATATCACTACAAATCCATTCGGTGGAGGGATGTGGAGAAAAAACCGAAGAAACAGTGGTGGTGGCGATTATGGAATCGATATAAACAGGAATTACGGATATATGTGGGGTTATGATGATGAAGGTTCCTCTCCTGACCCTTCTTCCGATCTGTACCGGGGGACAGCACCCTTTTCAGAACCGGAAACCCGAATGATGAAATATTTCTGTGAGGGACATGACTTCTTAATTGCCTTAAACTATCATAGTTACAGCAATCTTTTCCTTTATCCCTGGGGTTGGACACCGGATTTGTCACCTGATGAATCCTTATTAAATGCCTATGCTGCTGCAATGACTGCTGAGAATGGGTACACTTTTGGCCCGGGAAGCACAACTATTTATCCTACCAATGGTGGATCAGATGATTGGATGTATGGAGAACAAACCAGTAAATCAAAAATTCTATCCTATACTCCGGAAGTAGGTGGAGGTAGTGATGGTTTCTGGCCAACAGAAGAGAGAATTCTCCCGCTTTGCCAGGAAAATATGCTGGCAAGTCTCACAGCTGCCAGGCTTGTTGGGAAATTTGGCAAGATTAAAGATATCGCACCTCTCTTTATTTACCAGGATAACGGCTATGTCAAATTTGAAGTGAAGCGCCTCGGAATGCAGGAAGGGGATTTTACGGTTTCTATTGAACCACTGGGTGATGCATTTGCCTCATTTGGCTCCCCTGTAACCTATTCAGGAATGGCCTTACTCGAGAAACGAACGGATTCCATAGCCTACCAACTAGCCCCGGTAAATCATGTGGGGGATACATTGCGTTATGTGCTGACATTGGATAATGGTCTCTATACTGTTAAGGATACCGCTGAGAAGATTTTTGGCTATCCTTACCCGGTTTTCACAGACTATATTAATAACAAAAATAATTGGACCGGAAACTGGACCTTGATTAATACGGATTATTTTTCGCCACCATCTTGCCTTACAGATTCTCCATTTGGCAATTATGGATCTAATGCAAATCGCAGCATTTCCCTGGTCAATTCTCTTTCCCTGGGTGAAGCCTTACTCACCGTTCTTGAATTTAAGGCGAAGTGGGCTTTGGAAAATGATTTCGATTTTGTGCAATTGAAGATATCTGAAGATAACGGGACATCCTGGACACCACTGGAAGGAAAGTATTCTAATCCGGGAAGCATTTACCAATTAACCGGTCAACCATTATATGACGGAATGGAATCAGAATGGGTTAGTGAAGCAATTTCCCTGAATAATTGGCAGGATAAAAGCATTAAATTAAGGTTCACACTGGATACAGATGGCGGTACAGAACTCGATGGATTTTATTTTGATGATGTTCAGATCAGTATTTTATTAGACCCTACTGCTATTTCGGAAGCTTCCCCCAGTCGCACCTGGCTGGGCATACCAACCCCTAACCCGGCTTCCGGACAAGTGAGGGTGAGTTACCTGGTGCCATCTAAGTTGGAAAATCCTGTCATGAGGGTACTGGATGCTACAGGTAAGGAAGTCACAACACTTTCCCTGATGCAGAATGAAGGTTGGGCTGAATTTAATGTGAGTAACTGGGCTGCAGGAATTTATTTCATCCGGCTTGAAATAATTGGCCTCCCGGCACAAGTAACCAGATTAGTGGTTTACTAA
- a CDS encoding gliding motility lipoprotein GldD, whose amino-acid sequence MYNPLKSPARFPLLFLITAFVFVACHRDDFTPKPRGYFRIALPEKNYRLLDSIYPYKFEFPEYAIITPDAQALKETNWINIDFKSFRGKVHMSYKKIENPGNLNIYAEDARTLALKHIPKASSIEQQLISYPEHKVYGLIYNIRGLGAASPYQFYVTDSVHHFVRGALYFDAVPNSDSLMPVIDFVKKDIDHLVQTLEWK is encoded by the coding sequence ATGTACAACCCATTGAAATCCCCTGCCCGGTTTCCCTTATTATTCCTGATCACTGCGTTTGTATTTGTTGCTTGCCACAGGGATGATTTTACCCCTAAACCCAGGGGATATTTCAGGATTGCACTGCCAGAAAAAAATTACCGTTTACTGGATTCAATATACCCTTACAAATTTGAGTTTCCCGAATATGCAATTATTACTCCCGATGCGCAAGCCCTGAAGGAAACCAATTGGATCAATATTGATTTTAAAAGCTTCAGGGGGAAAGTGCATATGAGTTATAAGAAGATCGAGAATCCTGGCAACCTGAATATTTATGCTGAAGATGCGCGGACCCTGGCTTTAAAACATATCCCCAAAGCATCCAGTATTGAGCAGCAGCTCATTTCCTATCCGGAGCACAAAGTATATGGGTTGATCTATAACATCAGGGGCTTAGGGGCTGCGTCTCCTTACCAGTTTTATGTGACCGATAGTGTACATCATTTTGTAAGAGGGGCTCTTTATTTTGATGCTGTACCCAATAGTGATTCTTTAATGCCCGTTATCGATTTCGTTAAGAAAGACATTGATCACCTCGTTCAGACCCTTGAATGGAAATAG
- the gldE gene encoding gliding motility-associated protein GldE has protein sequence MVIVLLFCSAAISASEIAYFSLSAADLNEIKAKKSTTNNQVLTLLNRPKTLLATILIGNNFVNVGIVMLSTYITASLTDFSRYPLLGFVIQVVVVTSLILLLGEIMPKVLATRQTIRIASAMARPLAVMVKLFYPLSFLLVKSTGLIDKRITGRKYTLTMDDLSTAIDLTADGEANEDDRKIMKSITRFGDISAREIMRPRVDITAVDETAKFSELIKIVIDSGYSRIPVYRETPDQIIGILYIKDLLPHLSKNGNFEWVQLARTAFFVPENKPINDLMLEFQEKKIHMAIVVDEYGGTSGIITLEDIIEEIVGDINDEFDSESEGFSFSKQDERNFIFEGKTLLNDFCKIIGIEDRIFEEAKGESDTLAGLLLELAGKMPEYHEQIPFQNYVFRIEALDKRRIRRVKVTILDDEEVNSQ, from the coding sequence ATGGTAATAGTTCTTTTGTTTTGCTCTGCTGCGATTTCAGCCTCCGAAATAGCCTATTTTTCTTTGAGTGCTGCAGATCTCAATGAGATCAAGGCAAAAAAATCAACCACCAATAACCAGGTATTAACGCTACTGAATCGCCCTAAAACACTCCTGGCGACGATCCTGATAGGCAACAATTTCGTGAATGTGGGGATTGTTATGCTTTCTACCTATATCACAGCCTCTCTTACCGATTTTTCAAGGTATCCCTTACTGGGGTTTGTTATCCAGGTAGTAGTAGTTACCTCTTTGATCCTTCTTTTGGGGGAAATCATGCCCAAAGTATTGGCAACCCGGCAAACCATAAGGATTGCCTCTGCTATGGCCCGTCCCTTGGCGGTCATGGTAAAGCTGTTTTATCCTTTAAGTTTCCTGCTTGTTAAATCAACCGGACTTATTGATAAAAGAATCACCGGCAGGAAATATACACTCACAATGGATGATCTCTCTACGGCTATTGATTTGACGGCTGATGGTGAAGCAAACGAAGATGACCGAAAGATCATGAAAAGCATTACGCGGTTTGGAGACATCAGTGCCCGTGAAATTATGCGCCCAAGGGTTGATATTACTGCTGTTGACGAAACGGCTAAGTTCTCTGAACTGATAAAGATTGTTATTGATTCAGGATATTCCAGAATTCCGGTTTACAGGGAAACCCCTGATCAGATTATTGGGATCTTATATATCAAAGATTTACTCCCTCATCTCAGTAAAAATGGCAATTTTGAATGGGTACAACTAGCCCGGACAGCTTTTTTTGTCCCGGAAAATAAACCTATCAACGACCTGATGCTTGAATTCCAGGAGAAGAAAATTCATATGGCCATTGTGGTTGATGAATATGGAGGAACATCAGGAATAATAACCCTTGAAGATATCATTGAAGAAATTGTAGGGGATATTAATGACGAATTTGATTCAGAAAGTGAAGGATTCAGTTTTTCGAAACAAGATGAACGGAATTTTATTTTTGAAGGAAAAACACTGCTCAACGACTTTTGTAAGATCATAGGCATTGAAGATCGCATCTTTGAAGAAGCCAAAGGAGAAAGTGACACCCTTGCCGGACTTCTTCTCGAATTAGCCGGCAAAATGCCCGAATACCACGAGCAAATACCATTTCAAAATTATGTATTCAGAATTGAAGCACTGGATAAACGAAGGATCCGCCGGGTTAAAGTAACCATTCTCGATGATGAAGAGGTGAATTCACAATAA